In Epinephelus lanceolatus isolate andai-2023 chromosome 16, ASM4190304v1, whole genome shotgun sequence, one DNA window encodes the following:
- the LOC117263548 gene encoding major histocompatibility complex class I-related protein 1-like, translating to MKMMMMLLLCHAAFAVKHSLRGYQMVFSGVPNIPDYVAVANVEGVPLSYYDGSMTTPEPRQDWVRKLIKEEPQLWERITQSAVDYQQFFKAQTDSFRQHLNQTGGVHIHQQIVGCDWDDETEKVDGLVRYGYNGEDFLTFDAETETWIANNPQAEIIKQEWGGNKANNEFWKNFLINEFPAWLKMFWTYGKSLLQRTDLPSVSLLQKSPSSPVSCHATGFYPDRAMMFWRKDGEEIHEGVDHGEILPNHDGSFQMSVDLNLSSVPPEDWRRYDCVFHLSGVKDHIVTKLDKAVIRTNWGKIAFTNDQEEPSNMTVPITAAVVVLAAVLIAAVGFTVYKKKKASRPAPPPVNSSELSERLNPET from the exons atgaagatgatgatgatgcttcTCCTCTGTCATGCTGCATTTGCAG TGAAACACTCCCTTAGGGGTTACCAAATGGTATTTTCTGGAGTTCCAAACATCCCAGACTATGTGGCTGTCGCAAATGTTGAAGGAGTCCCTCTGTCTTACTATGACGGCAGCATGACAACACCAGAACCAAGGCAAGACTGGGTAAGAAAATTAATCAAAGAAGAACCACAACTCTGGGAAAGGATCACTCAGAGCGCCGTGGATTATCAGCAGTTCTTCAAAGCTCAAACCGACAGTTTCAGGCAACACCTCAACCAAACTGGAG GTGTACACATTCACCAGCAGATTGTCGGTTGTGACTGGGATGACGAGACTGAAAAGGTAGATGGTTTGGTCAGGTATGGTTATAATGGAGAGGACTTCCTCACATTTGACGCGGAGACAGAGACATGGATCGCCAATAACCCGCAGGCTGAAATCATTAAACAAGAGTGGGGTGGAAATAAAGCTAATAATGAGTTTTGGAAGAACTTCCTCATCAACGAGTTTCCTGCATGGCTTAAGATGTTTTGGACCTATGGGAAGAGTCTTCTACAGAGAACAG accttccctcagtgtctctcctccagaagtctccctcctctccagtcAGCTGCCACGCTACAGGTTTCTACCCTGACAGAGCCATGATGTTctggaggaaagatggagaggagaTTCATGAGGGCGTGGACCACGGAGAGATCCTCCCCAACCACGATGGATCCTTCCAGATGAGTGTTGACCTGAACCTGTCATCAGTCCCACCTGAAGACTGGAGGAGGTACGACTGTGTGTTTCATCTCTCTGGTGTGAAGGACCACATCGTCACCAAACTGGACAAAGCAGTGATCAGGACCAACTGGGGCAAAATTGCATTCACAAATGACCAAg AGGAGCCCAGTAACATGACCGTCCCGATCACTGCTGCAGTGGTTGTTCTTGCTGCCGTCCtcattgctgctgttggatTTACAGTTTATAAAAAGAAGAAAG ccagtcGCCCTGCACCTC CTCCTGTCAACAGCTCTGAGCTCTCTGAGAGACTGAATCCAGAAACATAA
- the LOC117263558 gene encoding major histocompatibility complex class I-related protein 1-like isoform X2, with protein MKNLLLLLLLCHVSSSVKHSLKFFLTASSGVPNFPQLVGAAVVDDLLVGYCDTDIKIIQPKQDWVKTALENNPQQLEWYTQHCFENLPHTYKARMDNLKQRFNQSGDLPSVSLLQKSPSSPVSCHATGFYPDRAMMFWRKDGEEIHEGVELGEILPNHDGSFQMSVDLNLSSVPPEDWRRYDCVFHLSGVKDHIVTKLDKAVIRTNMEKPSDMTVPITAAVIVLALILIAATGFVIYKKKTAPDSSSELSEELNPET; from the exons TAAAACACTCCCTGAAGTTTTTCCTCACTGCATCTTCTGGAGTCCCAAACTTCCCACAgcttgtgggtgctgcagtggtTGATGACCTTCTGGTGGGTTACTGTGACACCGATATAAAGATAATACAACCAAAACAGGACTGGgtgaaaacagcattagaaAACAATCCGCAGCAGTTGGAGTGGTACACTCAACACTGTTTTGAGAACCTGCCACATACTTACAAAGCCAGGATGGACAACTTGAAGCAGCGCTTCAACCAAAGTGGAG aCCTTCCCTCAGTTTCTCTCCTCCAGaagtctccctcctctccagtcAGCTGCCACGCTACAGGTTTCTACCCTGACAGAGCCATGATGTTctggaggaaagatggagaggagaTTCATGAGGGCGTGGAGCTCGGAGAGATTCTCCCCAACCACGATGGATCCTTCCAGATGAGTGTTGACCTGAACCTTTCATCAGTCCCACCTGAAGACTGGAGGAGGTACGACTGTGTGTTTCATCTCTCTGGTGTGAAGGACCACATCGTCACCAAACTGGACAAAGCAGTGATCAGGACCAACATGG AGAAGCCCAGTGACATGACCGTCCCCATCACTGCTGCAGTGATTGTTCTTGCTCTCATCCTCATCGCTGCCACTGGATTTGTCATTTACAAAAAGAAGACAG CTCCTGACAGCAGCTCTGAGCTCTCTGAGGAACTCAATCCAGAAACCTGA
- the LOC117263558 gene encoding major histocompatibility complex class I-related protein 1-like isoform X1, with protein sequence MKNLLLLLLLCHVSSSVKHSLKFFLTASSGVPNFPQLVGAAVVDDLLVGYCDTDIKIIQPKQDWVKTALENNPQQLEWYTQHCFENLPHTYKARMDNLKQRFNQSGDLPSVSLLQKSPSSPVSCHATGFYPDRAMMFWRKDGEEIHEGVELGEILPNHDGSFQMSVDLNLSSVPPEDWRRYDCVFHLSGVKDHIVTKLDKAVIRTNMEKPSDMTVPITAAVIVLALILIAATGFVIYKKKTAQCLPSPPDSSSELSEELNPET encoded by the exons TAAAACACTCCCTGAAGTTTTTCCTCACTGCATCTTCTGGAGTCCCAAACTTCCCACAgcttgtgggtgctgcagtggtTGATGACCTTCTGGTGGGTTACTGTGACACCGATATAAAGATAATACAACCAAAACAGGACTGGgtgaaaacagcattagaaAACAATCCGCAGCAGTTGGAGTGGTACACTCAACACTGTTTTGAGAACCTGCCACATACTTACAAAGCCAGGATGGACAACTTGAAGCAGCGCTTCAACCAAAGTGGAG aCCTTCCCTCAGTTTCTCTCCTCCAGaagtctccctcctctccagtcAGCTGCCACGCTACAGGTTTCTACCCTGACAGAGCCATGATGTTctggaggaaagatggagaggagaTTCATGAGGGCGTGGAGCTCGGAGAGATTCTCCCCAACCACGATGGATCCTTCCAGATGAGTGTTGACCTGAACCTTTCATCAGTCCCACCTGAAGACTGGAGGAGGTACGACTGTGTGTTTCATCTCTCTGGTGTGAAGGACCACATCGTCACCAAACTGGACAAAGCAGTGATCAGGACCAACATGG AGAAGCCCAGTGACATGACCGTCCCCATCACTGCTGCAGTGATTGTTCTTGCTCTCATCCTCATCGCTGCCACTGGATTTGTCATTTACAAAAAGAAGACAG CCCAATGTCTCCCATCTC CTCCTGACAGCAGCTCTGAGCTCTCTGAGGAACTCAATCCAGAAACCTGA
- the LOC117263558 gene encoding major histocompatibility complex class I-related protein 1-like isoform X4, with product MDNLKQRFNQSGDLPSVSLLQKSPSSPVSCHATGFYPDRAMMFWRKDGEEIHEGVELGEILPNHDGSFQMSVDLNLSSVPPEDWRRYDCVFHLSGVKDHIVTKLDKAVIRTNMEKPSDMTVPITAAVIVLALILIAATGFVIYKKKTAQCLPSPPDSSSELSEELNPET from the exons ATGGACAACTTGAAGCAGCGCTTCAACCAAAGTGGAG aCCTTCCCTCAGTTTCTCTCCTCCAGaagtctccctcctctccagtcAGCTGCCACGCTACAGGTTTCTACCCTGACAGAGCCATGATGTTctggaggaaagatggagaggagaTTCATGAGGGCGTGGAGCTCGGAGAGATTCTCCCCAACCACGATGGATCCTTCCAGATGAGTGTTGACCTGAACCTTTCATCAGTCCCACCTGAAGACTGGAGGAGGTACGACTGTGTGTTTCATCTCTCTGGTGTGAAGGACCACATCGTCACCAAACTGGACAAAGCAGTGATCAGGACCAACATGG AGAAGCCCAGTGACATGACCGTCCCCATCACTGCTGCAGTGATTGTTCTTGCTCTCATCCTCATCGCTGCCACTGGATTTGTCATTTACAAAAAGAAGACAG CCCAATGTCTCCCATCTC CTCCTGACAGCAGCTCTGAGCTCTCTGAGGAACTCAATCCAGAAACCTGA
- the LOC117263558 gene encoding major histocompatibility complex class I-related protein 1-like isoform X3, translated as MKNLLLLLLLCHVSSSDLPSVSLLQKSPSSPVSCHATGFYPDRAMMFWRKDGEEIHEGVELGEILPNHDGSFQMSVDLNLSSVPPEDWRRYDCVFHLSGVKDHIVTKLDKAVIRTNMEKPSDMTVPITAAVIVLALILIAATGFVIYKKKTAQCLPSPPDSSSELSEELNPET; from the exons aCCTTCCCTCAGTTTCTCTCCTCCAGaagtctccctcctctccagtcAGCTGCCACGCTACAGGTTTCTACCCTGACAGAGCCATGATGTTctggaggaaagatggagaggagaTTCATGAGGGCGTGGAGCTCGGAGAGATTCTCCCCAACCACGATGGATCCTTCCAGATGAGTGTTGACCTGAACCTTTCATCAGTCCCACCTGAAGACTGGAGGAGGTACGACTGTGTGTTTCATCTCTCTGGTGTGAAGGACCACATCGTCACCAAACTGGACAAAGCAGTGATCAGGACCAACATGG AGAAGCCCAGTGACATGACCGTCCCCATCACTGCTGCAGTGATTGTTCTTGCTCTCATCCTCATCGCTGCCACTGGATTTGTCATTTACAAAAAGAAGACAG CCCAATGTCTCCCATCTC CTCCTGACAGCAGCTCTGAGCTCTCTGAGGAACTCAATCCAGAAACCTGA